From a single Glycine soja cultivar W05 chromosome 19, ASM419377v2, whole genome shotgun sequence genomic region:
- the LOC114399966 gene encoding uncharacterized protein LOC114399966: MDDKQENLLPSSLPSQLLSIDEELWRMIEERAQEILWTIQPNVLSEVNRKNIIDYVQRLIGEYCGAQVFPFGSFPLKTYLPDGDIDLTALSHEDEEEDLVRAVCNILKSEDDSEYQVKDIEHIRAQVQVVKCTVKNIPVDISFNQMAGLYTLFFLEQVDQLVGKNHIFKRSVILIKSWCYYESRILGAHCGLLSTYATEILVLYIINRFHSSVRGPLAVLYVFLDYYSSFDWEHNYISIWGPKVLSSLPEIVDTPEYDQGEFLLQKEFLKNYRDMCSSKAKASETMTNAFPVKHMNILDPLRNNNNLGRSVNIGNLSRIRLAFSLGSQRLKQILTLAGENMGAALEKFFFNTLENNGKGERADVGVPVSPFGTGRFEESVLSGDYDSYYGWSQYVQQYPNYAMPVTTVPSHFPSPPHQDNILALSTQLNWSEGDFPALSAQQNWSMFYQSGTNVYIPGQTLFHPTYSLGKGGRSRGTGTYIPDLSYNCYWDIHAKANRPRRFPYAKHNALLKSSPKSQQEKEFHTETKPFELSDEDFPLIPNVYKATPPTQAQESTPLTKVHSETDKDGNSRLSELLNEDFPLPLSAQVKESAPLAKVLSKTNMDGNSRSFELSNEDFPLLQRTHK, from the exons ATGGATGATAAACAAGAAAATTTGTTACCATCCTCCTTGCCTAGTCAGTTGTTATCAATTGATGAGGAACTATGGCGGATGATTGAAGAGAGGGCGCAAGAGATATTATGGACAATTCAACCCAATGTATTATCTGAGGTGAACAGAAAGAATATTATTGATTATGTTCAGAGGCTGATTGGAGAGTATTGTGGTGCACAG GTTTTCCCATTTGGTTCTTTTCCTCTAAAAACCTATCTTCCTGATGGAGATATCGACTTGACAGCTCTTAGTCATGAAGATGAAGAGGAGGATTTGGTACGAGCAGTATGCAATATACTTAAAAGTGAAGATGACTCTGAATACCAAGTAAAAGACATAGAACATATACGTGCACAG GTTCAGGTTGTGAAATGTACAGTGAAAAATATACCAGTTGACATCTCTTTCAATCAAATGGCTGGACTCTATACTTTATTCTTTTTGGAGCAG gttGACCAACTTGTTGGAAAGAACCATATTTTCAAACGCAGTGTGATCTTAATCAAATCCTGGTGCTACTATGAAAGTCGAATTCTTGGTGCACATTGTGGCCTGTTATCAACATATGCGACAGAAATATTAgtcttatatattatcaatcGTTTTCATTCGTCAGTGCGGGGTCCTCTAGCG GTGTTATACGTATTTTTGGACTACTACAGCTCATTTGATTGGGAGCATAATTATATTAGTATATGGGGTCCAAAAGTCTTATCCTCCCTTCCAGAAATTGTTG ATACACCAGAATATGATCAGGGTGAATTCTTGCTCCAGAAAGAGTTTCTAAAAAACTATAGGGATATGTGCTCTTCCAAAGCAAAGGCATCTGAGACAATGACCAATGCATTTCCTGTTAAGCACATGAACATCTTGGATCCtttaagaaataataacaaCCTAGGTCGTAGTGTCAACATAG GCAATTTGAGTCGAATAAGACTTGCTTTTTCCCTCGGTTCTCAAAGGCTAAAGCAAATCCTCACTCTCGCGGGAGAAAACATGGGTGCAGCACTTGAGAAGTTTTTCTTCAACACTTTGGAAAATAATGGGAAAGGGGAAAGGGCAGATGTTGGCGTTCCTGTTTCTCCATTTGGTACTGGAAGATTTGAAGAGTCTGTCCTCAGTGGAGATTACGATAGTTACTATGGTTGGTCACAATATGTTCAACAATATCCTAATTATGCCATGCCAGTAACAACTGTACCTTCCCATTTTCCATCTCCACCTCATCAGGACAATATCCTTGCACTATCGACACAACTAAACTGGAGTGAAGGCGATTTTCCTGCATTATCAGCACAGCAAAATTGGAGTATGTTTTATCAAAGTGGTACCAATGTATATATCCCAGGACAAACACTCTTTCATCCAACTTACAGCCTTGGAAAAGGAGGAAGATCACGAGGAACAGGGACATATATACCTGACTTG AGTTATAATTGCTACTGGGATATACATGCGAAGGCAAACAGGCCAAGGAGATTTCCTTATGCAAAGCACAATGCATTACTCAAATCATCTCCCAAAAGTCAGCAAGAGAAAGAGTTTCATACTGAGACAAAACCATTTGAGCTTTCAGATGAAGACTTCCCCCTTATTCCAAACGTTTACAAGGCTACACCGCCAACACAAGCTCAAGAGTCTACTCCGTTAACAAAGGTTCATTCTGAGACAGACAAGGATGGTAATTCAAGGTTGTCTGAGCTCTTAAATGAAGATTTCCCCCTTCCTTTGTCAGCACAAGTCAAAGAGTCTGCTCCATTGGCAAAGGTTCTTTCTAAGACAAACATGGATGGAAATTCGCGGTCATTTGAGCTCTCAAATGAAGATTTCCCCCTTCTTCAACGCACTCACAAGTAG